In Acidaminococcus fermentans DSM 20731, one genomic interval encodes:
- a CDS encoding dicarboxylate/amino acid:cation symporter, with translation MGFIFKPWNRLSLFTRIMIGFVLGIVLGLVLGPRAEVLKPLGTILTNLLTMVVAPLVFTLLVCAAADVGDGKRLGRIGIKTVIIFLVSTALAIVLGLVVSNMMNIGAGVELSNVAAPQPKGQAPASMLDTVINIIPVNIFASLAKQNLLQIIFFALIMGFALLKLGDKGKALLDCCRAGQEVMKEITNMALEFTPYGVLGLMASVVGKNGTAILIPYIKTIGAMYLCAVVYLLVVQAVLMVGVCGRVSPVKFLKNMKEAITFVFATCSSVATIPLNLACVKKVGVDEETANFVIPFGAVMNMNGTAIYEAVAVVFTAQIFGVDLTFTQQVMIMLTATLASIGTAGIPGSGLVMLTIVLSSVNLPMEAIGLLAGIDRILNMARCVPNIVGDAATAVIVAQSEGTLKR, from the coding sequence ATGGGCTTTATTTTTAAACCGTGGAATCGCCTGAGTCTGTTTACCCGGATCATGATCGGCTTCGTCCTGGGCATTGTCCTGGGCCTGGTCCTGGGGCCCCGTGCCGAGGTACTGAAGCCGCTGGGGACCATCCTGACCAACCTGCTGACCATGGTGGTGGCACCGCTGGTGTTCACCCTGCTGGTCTGTGCTGCGGCGGATGTAGGGGATGGCAAGCGTCTGGGCCGGATCGGCATCAAAACCGTCATCATCTTTCTGGTCAGCACGGCCCTGGCCATTGTGCTGGGTCTGGTGGTAAGCAACATGATGAACATTGGTGCCGGGGTGGAACTGAGCAATGTGGCAGCGCCCCAGCCCAAGGGACAGGCACCGGCTTCCATGCTGGATACGGTGATCAACATCATCCCGGTGAACATCTTTGCCTCTCTGGCCAAACAGAACCTGCTCCAGATCATCTTCTTTGCCCTGATCATGGGCTTCGCCCTGCTGAAACTGGGCGATAAGGGCAAGGCCCTGCTGGACTGCTGCCGGGCCGGCCAGGAAGTGATGAAGGAAATCACCAACATGGCTCTGGAATTCACTCCTTACGGGGTGCTGGGGCTGATGGCTTCTGTGGTGGGTAAGAACGGAACGGCCATCCTGATTCCGTACATCAAGACCATCGGGGCCATGTACCTGTGTGCGGTGGTGTATCTGCTGGTGGTCCAGGCTGTCCTGATGGTGGGGGTCTGCGGACGGGTGAGTCCGGTGAAGTTCCTGAAAAACATGAAGGAAGCCATCACGTTCGTCTTTGCCACCTGTTCCAGTGTGGCCACCATCCCGCTGAACCTGGCCTGTGTGAAGAAAGTGGGCGTGGATGAGGAAACCGCCAATTTCGTCATTCCCTTCGGAGCGGTCATGAACATGAACGGAACGGCCATCTATGAAGCGGTGGCAGTGGTGTTCACGGCCCAGATCTTCGGGGTGGATCTGACCTTCACCCAGCAGGTGATGATCATGCTGACGGCCACCCTGGCCTCCATCGGTACCGCCGGGATCCCCGGCTCCGGTCTGGTGATGCTGACCATCGTGCTCAGCTCCGTGAACCTGCCCATGGAAGCCATCGGCCTCCTGGCCGGCATCGACCGGATCCTGAACATGGCCCGCTGCGTACCGAACATCGTAGGGGATGCGGCAACGGCAGTCATCGTGGCCCAATCGGAAGGAACGTTGAAAAGATAA
- a CDS encoding oxidoreductase: MEQQVVLVTGASSGIGRETAILMAKTGHVVYGAARRLDKLQSLSRYGVIPLVLDVTKDYSCQNALQQILNQHGTLDILINNAGYGSCGAVEDVPLAEAQHQLDVNVFGAIRLTRMVLPLFRRQHRGRIIMVSSIAGRIPAPFGGWYHASKYALEALSDALRMETAGQGIKVCLVEPGLVRTAWGHIAADHLADVSRRGPYAQWGARLARGLHRLYDKKWLTSPQDVARTVFLAANASQPQARYLCGRDAWLLLLAHALLPTGLYDMAARWVLKKLS; the protein is encoded by the coding sequence ATGGAACAGCAGGTGGTGCTGGTCACCGGGGCCAGCAGCGGAATTGGACGGGAAACCGCCATCCTCATGGCCAAAACCGGCCATGTGGTGTACGGAGCCGCCCGGCGGCTGGATAAACTCCAGTCTCTGTCCCGGTACGGGGTGATCCCTCTGGTGCTGGATGTGACCAAGGACTATTCCTGCCAGAATGCCCTCCAGCAGATCCTGAACCAGCATGGGACCCTGGACATTCTGATCAACAATGCCGGGTATGGATCCTGCGGGGCAGTGGAGGATGTGCCCCTGGCCGAAGCCCAGCATCAGCTGGATGTGAATGTGTTCGGGGCCATCCGTCTCACCCGGATGGTGCTGCCTTTGTTCCGCCGGCAGCACCGGGGTCGGATCATCATGGTTTCTTCCATTGCCGGACGGATCCCCGCTCCTTTCGGAGGGTGGTACCATGCCAGCAAATATGCCCTGGAAGCCCTCAGTGATGCCCTGCGGATGGAAACCGCCGGACAGGGGATAAAGGTCTGCCTGGTGGAACCGGGGCTGGTGCGTACCGCCTGGGGCCATATTGCCGCCGATCATCTGGCGGATGTGTCCCGGCGGGGTCCCTATGCCCAATGGGGCGCCAGACTGGCTCGGGGACTCCACCGGCTCTATGACAAAAAGTGGCTGACCAGTCCCCAGGATGTGGCCCGGACCGTATTCCTGGCGGCCAATGCCTCCCAGCCCCAGGCCCGGTACCTGTGCGGCAGAGATGCCTGGCTGCTGCTCCTGGCCCATGCCCTGCTGCCCACGGGGCTCTACGATATGGCGGCCCGGTGGGTTCTGAAGAAACTGTCCTAA
- a CDS encoding AEC family transporter, whose protein sequence is MDIYRLGNLQLSLFLLILIGLFLRKKNIVDEPGKRCLSDVCVYVIIPCNIIKSCLMPFEGNIFLTCGRILAAGAVLQLLFMILNHFLFNRYPDTRKKVLQYGTLVSNSGFLGYPVAEGVYGDLGLFYASVFLIPLRLVMWSVGTGYFMARQESRKEVLKKVLTHPCLIAVYIGILLILTQWRPPAFLDMTIRYIGGCNAAITMFIVGTILADVPLLTIFNRDSILYSILRLILLPGLAWGVSAALGLDAVATGIAVLMTGMPAGATTAIFAARYGSDAPFATKLTVLSTLLSMFTILFWCLLLPKP, encoded by the coding sequence GTGGATATCTATCGTTTGGGGAATCTCCAGCTGTCCCTGTTCCTGCTGATCCTGATCGGACTGTTCCTGCGGAAAAAGAATATTGTGGATGAACCGGGGAAACGGTGTCTCAGCGATGTGTGCGTCTATGTAATCATTCCCTGCAACATCATCAAATCCTGTCTGATGCCCTTCGAGGGAAACATTTTCCTCACCTGCGGACGGATCCTGGCGGCCGGTGCAGTTCTCCAGCTCCTCTTTATGATCCTGAACCATTTTCTCTTCAACCGGTATCCGGATACCCGGAAAAAAGTGCTCCAGTACGGAACCCTGGTGTCTAACAGCGGTTTTTTGGGCTATCCGGTGGCGGAAGGGGTCTATGGGGACCTGGGACTGTTCTATGCGTCCGTGTTCCTGATCCCGCTGCGGCTGGTCATGTGGTCCGTGGGCACCGGGTATTTCATGGCCCGGCAGGAAAGCCGGAAAGAAGTCCTGAAAAAGGTGCTGACCCATCCCTGTCTGATTGCCGTGTACATCGGGATCCTGCTGATCCTGACCCAGTGGCGTCCGCCGGCGTTCCTGGACATGACCATCCGGTACATCGGAGGCTGCAATGCGGCCATTACCATGTTCATTGTAGGGACCATCCTGGCGGACGTGCCCCTTCTGACCATCTTCAACCGGGACAGCATCCTGTACAGCATCCTGCGGCTGATCCTGCTGCCCGGGCTGGCCTGGGGCGTCAGCGCCGCCCTGGGACTGGATGCGGTGGCCACTGGGATTGCGGTGCTCATGACCGGCATGCCTGCCGGGGCCACCACCGCCATCTTTGCCGCCCGGTACGGCAGCGACGCGCCTTTTGCCACCAAACTCACCGTGCTCTCCACTCTGCTGAGCATGTTCACCATCCTGTTCTGGTGCCTGCTGCTGCCGAAACCGTGA
- a CDS encoding 4Fe-4S binding protein: MINHIAAISFSPTGRTETLVREFGKQLAQRFQEEGVTLDFHSFTLPKDQDTLHSFGPHTLVVFGMPTYAGRIPNKALPFVQKLFSGDPDRKTPAVALVTFGNRSYDSSLTELRDELEKKDFLVFAAGAFAAPHAFAAIGREHPTEEDRARFRELLDRTEARLRSGKPLERVVIKGDAPVAPYYIPLGEDGQPAKFLKAKPKTDLTRCDHCGKCAKVCPMGSINPDNTDEVPGICIKCQACIQYCPQGAKYFDDPRFLSHKAMLEKSYQRTAGSEVF, encoded by the coding sequence TTGATCAATCATATTGCTGCCATTTCTTTCAGTCCCACCGGCCGGACGGAAACCCTGGTCCGGGAATTCGGGAAACAGCTGGCCCAACGCTTCCAGGAGGAAGGCGTGACCCTGGACTTCCATTCCTTCACCCTGCCCAAAGACCAGGATACCCTCCATTCTTTCGGTCCCCATACCCTGGTGGTTTTCGGCATGCCCACCTATGCGGGACGGATTCCCAACAAGGCCCTGCCTTTTGTCCAGAAGCTGTTTTCCGGGGATCCGGACCGGAAGACCCCTGCGGTGGCTCTGGTCACCTTCGGCAACCGGAGCTATGACAGTTCCCTTACGGAACTCCGGGATGAACTGGAAAAGAAGGATTTCCTGGTCTTTGCCGCCGGTGCCTTTGCGGCTCCCCATGCCTTTGCCGCCATTGGCCGGGAACACCCTACGGAAGAAGACCGGGCCCGTTTCCGGGAGCTGCTGGACCGGACGGAAGCCCGGCTCCGGAGCGGAAAACCCCTGGAGCGGGTCGTGATCAAGGGAGATGCCCCGGTGGCTCCCTACTACATTCCCCTGGGAGAAGACGGCCAGCCGGCCAAATTCCTCAAGGCCAAACCCAAAACGGACCTGACCCGATGCGACCACTGCGGAAAATGCGCCAAAGTCTGTCCCATGGGGTCCATCAATCCGGACAACACCGATGAAGTCCCCGGCATCTGCATCAAATGCCAGGCCTGCATCCAGTACTGTCCCCAGGGAGCCAAATATTTCGATGATCCCCGGTTCCTGTCCCACAAGGCCATGCTGGAAAAGAGTTATCAGCGGACGGCAGGATCGGAAGTATTTTAA
- a CDS encoding LysR family transcriptional regulator yields MKTAYEYIYTIYQEGSLTRAAEKLFITQPALSIALRKIEARIGMPLFERNRRPLQLTPAGELYLKAIRKMHGLEKDLDREVQELKTLQTGTLTLGGSHYLLSYQIPDLLTAYVQKYPKIRLKLVEEASDTLLSLLEKEELDLTFSCDSAVIRKHAHHYPAFQDQILLAVPRSAQLPEGTAAHALTCQDIQAGRSRKAETPTVSITRFQELPFILLTPGNNLYKRCQALFQKAGFTPRIKLMLSQLATAQRLAEHGLAATFVSDAMVGPTSQDLLFFKIAEADFTRSFHALLPDKEFTPYSVRAFIQLLKP; encoded by the coding sequence ATGAAAACAGCCTACGAATACATCTACACCATCTACCAGGAAGGCAGTCTCACCCGGGCGGCGGAAAAACTGTTCATCACCCAGCCGGCGCTCAGCATTGCCCTGCGCAAGATCGAGGCCCGGATCGGCATGCCGCTTTTTGAGCGGAACCGCCGTCCCCTCCAGCTGACTCCGGCCGGAGAGCTTTATCTGAAGGCCATCCGGAAAATGCACGGACTGGAAAAGGATCTGGACCGGGAAGTCCAGGAACTGAAGACCCTCCAGACCGGCACCCTGACCCTTGGGGGCAGCCATTATCTCCTGTCCTACCAGATTCCCGACCTGCTCACCGCCTATGTGCAAAAATACCCGAAGATCCGGCTCAAGCTGGTGGAGGAGGCCTCGGACACCCTTCTGTCCCTGTTGGAAAAGGAAGAACTGGATCTGACCTTCAGCTGCGATTCCGCGGTGATCCGGAAACATGCCCACCACTATCCGGCCTTCCAGGACCAGATCCTGCTGGCTGTTCCACGCTCCGCCCAACTGCCGGAAGGAACCGCAGCCCATGCCCTGACCTGCCAGGATATCCAGGCCGGACGGAGCCGGAAGGCAGAGACCCCCACGGTTTCCATCACCCGGTTCCAGGAGCTGCCCTTCATCCTCCTGACCCCCGGGAACAATCTGTACAAACGGTGTCAGGCCCTGTTCCAGAAAGCCGGTTTCACCCCCCGCATCAAGCTGATGCTGTCCCAGCTGGCCACGGCCCAGCGGCTGGCGGAGCACGGTCTGGCCGCCACTTTTGTCAGCGATGCCATGGTAGGCCCCACCAGCCAGGATCTGCTGTTCTTCAAGATTGCCGAAGCGGATTTCACCCGGTCTTTCCACGCCCTGCTGCCGGACAAGGAATTCACCCCCTATTCCGTCCGTGCCTTCATCCAGCTGCTGAAGCCATAA
- a CDS encoding UxaA family hydrolase yields the protein MEFWGYKRKEGRAGIRNHVLILPTCACGSETARIVASQVRGAVNIVFNTGCSDVAANTAMSQKVLTGFACNPNVYGVVIIGLGCETVPHLKLKEKIQSMTSKPVVSFGIQDEGGTLKTIEKAVRAAREMAAEAGKQQKELCDISNLLLGIECGGSDATSGIASNPAVGELSDLLVDLGASTIMSESIEWIGAEHVLAKRAATPHIHNQIIQICKDYEAHLMAAGQDCRAGQPTPGNKAGGLSTLDEKSLGCIRKGGTRPIVEVLEQAARPSCQGAIVMDTAGYDISSVTSMVAGGCNAVIFTTGRGTPTGNAIVPVIKVTGNERTYQKMEDNMDVDVSAIVRGEKTFKECGKEMLQVIQDVCNGRMTKAEAYGFSDIAVDHVCRFV from the coding sequence ATGGAATTTTGGGGATATAAAAGAAAAGAAGGCAGAGCGGGCATCCGCAACCATGTACTGATCCTTCCCACCTGCGCCTGCGGCAGTGAAACGGCCCGGATCGTGGCCAGCCAGGTACGGGGTGCTGTGAATATCGTGTTCAACACCGGCTGTTCCGATGTGGCTGCCAATACCGCCATGTCCCAGAAAGTGCTGACCGGGTTTGCCTGCAACCCCAATGTGTATGGGGTGGTGATCATCGGTTTGGGGTGCGAAACGGTTCCCCACCTGAAACTGAAGGAAAAAATCCAGAGCATGACTTCCAAGCCCGTGGTATCCTTTGGCATCCAGGACGAAGGGGGCACCCTGAAGACCATTGAAAAGGCCGTACGGGCTGCCCGTGAAATGGCGGCGGAAGCCGGCAAGCAGCAGAAGGAACTGTGCGATATCTCCAACCTGCTGCTGGGAATCGAATGCGGGGGTTCTGACGCCACCAGCGGGATTGCCAGCAACCCGGCTGTGGGGGAACTCAGTGACCTGCTGGTGGACCTGGGGGCTTCCACCATTATGAGTGAATCCATTGAATGGATCGGGGCGGAACATGTGCTGGCCAAACGGGCGGCCACTCCCCATATCCACAACCAGATCATCCAGATCTGCAAAGACTATGAAGCTCACCTGATGGCAGCCGGACAGGACTGCCGGGCCGGACAGCCCACGCCGGGGAACAAGGCAGGCGGTCTGTCCACCCTGGATGAAAAGAGCCTGGGGTGCATCCGGAAAGGGGGTACCCGTCCCATCGTGGAAGTGTTGGAACAGGCTGCACGGCCGTCCTGCCAGGGAGCCATTGTGATGGATACCGCCGGGTATGATATTTCTTCCGTAACCTCCATGGTGGCAGGGGGCTGCAATGCGGTGATCTTCACCACCGGCAGAGGGACGCCTACCGGCAATGCCATTGTACCGGTCATCAAGGTCACCGGGAACGAACGGACCTACCAGAAAATGGAAGACAACATGGATGTGGATGTCAGCGCCATTGTCCGGGGAGAAAAGACCTTCAAGGAATGCGGCAAAGAGATGCTCCAGGTGATCCAGGATGTGTGCAACGGCAGAATGACCAAAGCGGAAGCTTATGGATTCTCGGACATCGCCGTGGACCATGTGTGCCGGTTCGTTTGA
- a CDS encoding UxaA family hydrolase yields MKINGLLMDDRDNVVTCVAEIHKGEQVVYKKDGREEQVEALENIPFCHKIALTDLPEGSEVIKYGELLGKTNAPVARGHWVSDKNIFSVPRDYEQEFVKE; encoded by the coding sequence ATGAAAATCAATGGACTGCTGATGGATGACCGGGACAACGTGGTCACCTGTGTGGCCGAAATCCACAAGGGAGAACAGGTCGTCTACAAAAAAGACGGACGGGAAGAACAGGTGGAAGCCCTGGAAAACATTCCCTTCTGCCACAAAATCGCTCTGACGGACCTGCCGGAAGGCAGTGAGGTAATCAAATACGGGGAACTTCTGGGGAAGACCAACGCTCCCGTTGCCCGGGGCCATTGGGTTTCTGACAAGAACATCTTCAGTGTGCCGAGAGACTACGAACAGGAATTTGTCAAAGAATAA
- a CDS encoding nitroreductase family protein: MNNEVLEAMQMRRSIRSFKPDPVPEADLREIVKAGLYAASGRGSQDTIILAITNPAMVKRLSRLNCEIGGWTPDFDPFYGAPAVLVVLAEKARPTAVYDGSLVMGNLMLAAHSLGLGSCWIHRAKEEFDRPEGRALLKTLGITGEYEGIGHCVVGYVEGDIPVAPLRKDHRVYWMK, encoded by the coding sequence ATGAACAATGAAGTATTGGAAGCCATGCAGATGCGCCGGAGTATCCGCAGTTTCAAACCGGACCCGGTACCGGAAGCGGACCTGCGGGAAATCGTCAAAGCCGGCCTTTATGCAGCCAGCGGACGGGGCAGTCAGGATACCATCATCCTGGCCATTACCAATCCGGCCATGGTGAAGCGGCTGAGCAGACTGAACTGTGAGATCGGCGGCTGGACCCCGGATTTCGATCCCTTCTACGGAGCGCCTGCTGTGCTGGTGGTCCTGGCGGAAAAAGCCCGGCCCACGGCGGTGTATGACGGGTCCCTGGTCATGGGGAACCTGATGCTGGCCGCCCATTCCCTGGGTCTGGGCAGCTGCTGGATCCACCGGGCCAAGGAAGAATTCGACCGGCCGGAAGGCAGGGCCCTGTTGAAGACCCTGGGCATCACCGGGGAATATGAAGGCATCGGTCACTGCGTGGTGGGCTATGTGGAAGGGGATATCCCTGTGGCTCCCCTGCGGAAAGATCATCGGGTGTATTGGATGAAGTAA
- a CDS encoding GNAT family N-acetyltransferase, which produces MSNMIIREATVEDAAAIRSVYAPYVESTVITFEYQVPSVEEFRRRIAHTRERYPYFVAEEDGRVLGYAYAGSFVGRPAYDWSAELSIYVDRHLRKKGLGKKLYGALLEALKKMGILDVYACIGYPEQPDEYLDFNSAQFHAHLGFEPVGIFKNCGYKFNRWYHMIWMGKNLGEHGKNQPPVRPYPEVRDKA; this is translated from the coding sequence ATGAGCAATATGATTATCCGGGAAGCCACGGTGGAGGATGCTGCCGCCATCCGTTCCGTCTATGCACCCTATGTGGAAAGCACCGTCATCACCTTTGAATACCAGGTGCCCAGTGTGGAGGAATTCCGCCGGCGGATCGCCCATACCCGGGAACGTTATCCTTATTTTGTGGCGGAAGAGGACGGCCGGGTCCTGGGCTATGCCTATGCCGGTTCCTTTGTGGGGCGTCCGGCCTATGACTGGTCGGCGGAACTGAGCATTTATGTGGACCGCCATCTCCGGAAGAAAGGTCTGGGAAAGAAATTGTATGGAGCACTTCTGGAAGCCCTGAAAAAAATGGGAATCCTGGATGTGTACGCCTGCATCGGGTATCCGGAACAGCCGGACGAATACCTGGATTTCAACAGTGCCCAGTTCCATGCCCATCTGGGCTTTGAACCGGTGGGCATCTTCAAAAACTGCGGGTACAAGTTCAACCGCTGGTACCACATGATCTGGATGGGGAAGAACCTGGGAGAGCATGGAAAGAATCAGCCTCCGGTACGGCCCTATCCGGAAGTACGGGACAAGGCATAG
- a CDS encoding nitrite/sulfite reductase — protein sequence MTQISETAKEKLRSQFPVFQEAARAFYAKELAPGKYKGTSGKFGSYGERGANSSMLRLRFSGGAISQAHMAFLAQAIDKYHITLAHFTTGEALQLHHLQEQEVLGLYQDCFEAGIYCAGAGGDNPRNITASPLHGVEPGEPFDMTPVIRAAANFVISLIPELKLPRKYKISFSNGIDNEGHATFKDLGFVARPGGTFDVYAGGGFGVNGSRFGVLIDSQVDPRELSRYILGYARDVYMKYGDYEHRGTARSRFILTKMGEDAFRTAVRDAVRKAREEGIPQLELEPIPALSKTGKDDRVLADPRIRSQKQEGLYYVEYKPLGGVPNMEVFRQLLGAASQMEGAQLRLNADETCYIINLTAEEARKVAALTETDTARTAFEHSVSCIGATVCQQGLCDSHGALARIAAFLKEQGADTRYLPKCHFSGCPSTCTVQSLAALGFRGAFTLVNGERASAFQVYAGGSYAYGKEKISEPLALIATARLPQFFLELNGILLEAAQPFTQWYPDHEEDFLALLKKYA from the coding sequence ATGACGCAGATTTCTGAAACCGCCAAAGAGAAGCTCCGCAGCCAGTTCCCGGTCTTCCAGGAAGCCGCCCGGGCTTTCTATGCCAAAGAACTGGCGCCCGGCAAATACAAGGGAACTTCGGGGAAATTCGGTTCCTACGGAGAACGAGGGGCCAACAGCAGCATGCTCCGGCTGCGCTTTTCCGGAGGTGCCATCAGCCAGGCCCATATGGCCTTCCTGGCTCAGGCCATCGACAAATACCACATCACCCTGGCCCACTTTACCACCGGGGAAGCCCTCCAGCTCCATCACCTCCAGGAACAGGAAGTGCTGGGACTGTATCAGGACTGCTTTGAAGCCGGCATCTACTGCGCAGGTGCCGGCGGGGACAATCCCCGGAACATTACTGCCAGCCCGCTCCACGGAGTGGAACCGGGGGAACCCTTTGACATGACCCCGGTCATCCGGGCTGCGGCCAATTTCGTCATCAGCCTGATTCCGGAACTGAAGCTGCCCCGGAAGTACAAGATCAGCTTCTCCAACGGCATCGACAACGAAGGCCATGCCACCTTCAAGGATCTGGGCTTCGTAGCCCGGCCCGGCGGCACCTTCGATGTGTATGCCGGCGGCGGCTTCGGCGTCAACGGCAGCCGGTTCGGGGTACTCATCGACAGCCAGGTGGATCCCCGGGAGCTGTCCCGGTACATTCTGGGCTATGCCCGGGACGTGTACATGAAATACGGGGATTATGAGCACCGTGGCACGGCCCGTTCCCGTTTCATCCTGACGAAAATGGGGGAAGACGCCTTCCGGACCGCCGTCCGGGATGCTGTCCGGAAAGCCCGGGAAGAAGGGATTCCCCAGCTGGAACTGGAACCCATCCCTGCCCTGTCCAAAACCGGGAAGGATGACCGGGTCCTGGCGGATCCCCGGATCCGCAGCCAGAAACAGGAAGGGCTGTACTATGTGGAATACAAGCCCCTGGGCGGCGTCCCCAATATGGAAGTGTTCCGGCAGCTGCTGGGTGCGGCCTCTCAAATGGAAGGAGCCCAGCTGCGGCTCAACGCGGATGAGACCTGCTACATCATCAACCTGACGGCGGAGGAAGCCCGGAAGGTGGCGGCCCTGACGGAAACAGACACTGCCCGTACGGCTTTCGAACACTCTGTCAGCTGCATCGGCGCCACTGTCTGCCAGCAGGGCCTGTGCGATTCCCACGGGGCCCTGGCCCGGATCGCCGCTTTCCTGAAGGAACAGGGTGCGGATACCCGGTATCTGCCCAAATGCCATTTTTCCGGCTGCCCTTCCACCTGCACCGTCCAGTCCCTGGCGGCCCTGGGCTTCCGGGGAGCCTTCACCCTGGTGAACGGGGAACGGGCCAGCGCCTTCCAGGTGTATGCCGGCGGCAGCTACGCCTACGGGAAAGAAAAGATCAGTGAACCCCTGGCGCTCATTGCCACTGCCCGGCTGCCCCAGTTCTTCCTGGAGCTGAACGGGATCCTGCTGGAAGCGGCCCAGCCTTTCACCCAATGGTATCCGGATCATGAAGAAGATTTCCTAGCCCTGCTGAAGAAATATGCGTGA
- a CDS encoding alpha/beta hydrolase codes for MRFLWNFIKYLVFLTLLLLLGLGVYAGNTAYTQLFSQPWDKLLAIENHRNDLDTIHALERKYGWQRVAVTSKDSTRLQGTYMENPSGSHKTVILLHGLYQNRTMCVPYARIYLSRGYNVLMPDIRGHGESGGSTNDWGVHDPDDMDSWVALLRQQDSQVSIGFHGISLGAAMSLIYAGTPQGRGMAFYVADSSYGNVLELGQEKLMNYTGDQRLLAGMEVLEPFFQLSMYYHTRKTLRDVDPASCVQRMTAPVLFLHGDVDRLIPPHIAEELMTRCTSPTKKLVYFEGSGHANEIMDNPRGYDRVVGNFLESL; via the coding sequence ATGCGTTTTCTCTGGAATTTCATCAAATACCTGGTATTCCTGACCCTGCTCCTGCTTCTGGGCCTGGGAGTCTATGCCGGGAATACCGCCTACACCCAGTTGTTCTCCCAGCCCTGGGACAAGCTGCTGGCCATCGAGAATCACCGGAATGATCTGGACACCATCCACGCCCTGGAGCGGAAATACGGCTGGCAGCGGGTGGCCGTCACATCCAAAGACAGTACCCGGCTCCAGGGGACCTATATGGAAAACCCTTCCGGCAGCCACAAAACCGTGATCCTGCTCCACGGACTGTACCAGAACCGGACCATGTGCGTCCCCTATGCCAGGATCTATCTGTCCCGGGGATACAATGTGCTGATGCCGGATATCCGGGGACACGGGGAAAGCGGCGGCAGCACCAATGACTGGGGTGTCCACGATCCTGATGACATGGACAGCTGGGTGGCCCTGCTCCGGCAGCAGGATTCCCAGGTTTCCATCGGGTTCCACGGCATTTCTCTGGGGGCCGCCATGAGCCTGATTTATGCCGGCACCCCCCAGGGCAGGGGCATGGCCTTCTATGTGGCGGACAGTTCCTATGGCAATGTATTGGAACTGGGCCAGGAAAAGCTCATGAACTACACCGGGGACCAGCGTCTCTTGGCAGGGATGGAAGTACTGGAACCCTTCTTCCAGTTGTCCATGTATTACCATACCCGGAAGACCCTCCGGGATGTGGACCCTGCATCCTGCGTCCAGCGGATGACCGCTCCGGTGCTGTTTCTCCACGGGGATGTGGACCGGCTGATCCCGCCCCATATTGCGGAAGAACTGATGACCCGCTGCACCAGTCCCACCAAAAAGCTGGTCTATTTCGAAGGCTCCGGCCACGCCAATGAAATTATGGACAATCCCCGGGGCTATGACCGGGTGGTGGGGAATTTTCTGGAGAGCCTGTAA